One window of the Prinia subflava isolate CZ2003 ecotype Zambia chromosome 1, Cam_Psub_1.2, whole genome shotgun sequence genome contains the following:
- the PCMTD1 gene encoding protein-L-isoaspartate O-methyltransferase domain-containing protein 1 isoform X2 translates to MKILLKVGGILVMPIEDQLTQILRTGQNTWESKNILAVSFAPLVQPNRNDNGKHDTVGLPPCAVRNLQDLARIYIRRTLRNFINEEMKAKGIAQKAPPKRKRRRCRRRRINTYVFVGNQLIPQPLDSEEDERMEDDNKEEEDKDHSEALKPEEPPRNLLREKIMSLPLPESLKAYLTYYREK, encoded by the exons ATGAAAATTTTATTGAAAGTTGGAGGCATTTTAGTAATGCCTATAGAAGATCAG CTAACACAGATCTTGAGAACAGGACAGAACACATGGGAAAGTAAGAATATCCTTGCTGTTTCATTTGCTCCACTAGTGCAACCAAACAGAAATGACAATGGCAAACATGACACTGTAGGACTGC ctcCATGTGCTGTTAGGAACCTCCAGGACCTAGCTCGAATATATATCAGGCGCACTCTTAGAAACTTCATAAACGAGGAGATGAAAGCCAAGGGTATTGCTCAGAAGGCTCCTCCAAAACGCAAACGCAGGAGATGTCGTAGACGCAGGATTAACACCTATGTGTTTGTTGGTAATCAGCTCATTCCTCAGCCTCTAGATAGTGAAGAAGATGAAAGAATGGAAGATGATaacaaagaggaggaggataaaGATCACAGTGAGGCCTTGAAGCCAGAAGAGCCTCCTCGAAATCTGTTGAGAGAGAAAATTATGAGTCTACCCTTACCCGAATCTTTAAAAGCATACTTGACCtattacagagaaaaataa